The following DNA comes from Haemorhous mexicanus isolate bHaeMex1 chromosome 19, bHaeMex1.pri, whole genome shotgun sequence.
ACATCAGCTCCAGGGATGGTAACGGCAAAATTCCCACTGGGGCTAAGATTTCAGCCAAAGTTATTGATAGAAATGTAAGCAGgtaagagaattttaaaagcagcacaATTATGCAAAAACATGTTGACTGAGTccattgttggtttttttttttttcttttaaagtacaTCCAGAGTTTCATCCATGAGACCTGGCTGAAGAGATATGGCTCCTCTCCCAGTGCAGAGATGATCACTTTGATGTGGTCCCTCATTGTGTCCATCTACAGCATTGGTGGgctcctgggctcctgctgtgctgggttcTTGTGTGTCCGCTTTGGAAGGTAGGCAGAGTGCTTACACCAGCGCTGCTGTTTGCAGCCACTACTGCAGACAGATAAACTGTGTCTCAGGAGAAacactgctgggaatggggcattgggagcagcccaggcttcCAATTAAAGACCAGTATAGTGAAGGAACAGAATGGAAAATCTGCCAGTGATCACAAGGAAAATCATACCTTCTCCCTTATGAAGTCCAAAACAAATCTAGACCAGGGAAGTCATACAGGAAGTACatgcattttaaagagaatttcAGAGATAACCACTCACAAAGCTTGTTCTCCAGTGTAGATATTGACTATAGAGGCATCAAAACCTTCAACTAACTGATCAGTCTGTGACAAGTTTCCCCATTGCCATTTCCCATTTACTTCAGCTGATCTCAGAAGCCAGCACTAAGTCTGTAACCATGGTACAGTTCATGCCACTCCTGTCAGGCTGTGAGTGAGGCAAGGGCAGTACCCATGCTCACGTTTATTTGCATGAATTCCAGGAAGAAGGCCATGCTGCTTTCCaacatccctgctctgctgggtgcagcTCTGATGGGACTCAGCCGGCTGTGTGGATCTTTTGAGATGATCATTGCTGGAAGGTTATTTTCTGGAGTCTGTGGAGGTAAATTGCCATTCCTGCCTGTGGTATGAAAGACTGGGAAGAGCAGTGGCTGAGGGTCACAAGGACTCACCAGCCTGAGTAAACAGAGCACAGATTTTTCACTACATTCTGCAGAGAACATGATAGCTGAGTGCATTTTTAACTAAATAAGAAACCACAAACCTAATTACATTAGTAATGTATGACATCTCCGTTTCCCTTTCTTGTATCTTTACTGCCAACTTGTGAAAAAGCCAAAACATACAATATTTCAGGGAAGCATGCTCACTTGATAGAGAACtggcctctgctgctcctgatgCTTTTCACTGTGGCTGATGCTGCCCTCCCCATTACAGACAAGGGAATGGTTTTCAAGCAATTCAGTTAGAATTTTCAATTCTAATTCCCAGATGCCTCAGAAGGTTACATTCTGCCAGTGCTTTTGATCTCTGAGCAGTTGGATAAAGATAATactaatcagaaaaaaaaaattgagaggataaaaattaattaagtcACTGAGCAAATAGAATGTACAGCATTTGCCAACTTGGTGGtttcaaggagaaaataaagcacaTAGCCACTGAAAAATGTCATCTAAGACTAGAGGGAGAAATCACAGCCCTGTCTGTATAAGGGGCTGTAGGAAATAATGTAAGGGAAGGCCAGCCTGCTGAAGGACGGATTTCTCACAGGCCCAGACTTACAAAGTGAAATATTTAGCAAAGGCTCAAGGGCAGGGTATGAGGCACATGCTTCGTGTCAGGCAGCCACATCCTCAGCACAGATAAAAGTAAATCTGAGAGCCAACCCTATAGGCACTGTCCAAAGGGGTCTCCTCCAAAACACCAGACCTGTGAGGGTTTGCATGGCCCTAACAGTGCTTTGTCCCTGCAGGTCTAACTCAGAATGTCCATATCATGTATGCTGGGGAATGTGCCCCACGGAAGCTCCGTGGGCTGATTGCCATAACAGCTTCCACCTTCTCTGCTCTTGGAAAATTTGTAGGATTTGCTCTGGGTCTCAGGTAAGAGAGTCTGAAACATATTCAATTTCTTCTGTTATTAAAATACATGTGTATATCAATGCACACCCGTGCCCAGGGGCTGCTATTTGGGGCAGTCAGTACCAGTCTGGTAACTCAGGGATCTTGTAATGATGCTAATGGAGCCTATTTGGATCAGAAGCAGAGGGATCAGCCCCTGCAGGTTTTCCTTCAGCGCTTGTGCTGGGACTGTCAGTCCCTGTGAGCCCTCAGGACGCAGGAGGACAGGGGTGGCCCTTGCTGTGccctgcactgagcagcaggagccctcgGGACGCAGGAGGACACGGGTGGCCCTTGCTGTGccctgcactgagcagcaggagccctcaGGACACAGGAGGACACGGGTGGCCCTTGCTGTGccctgcactgagcagcaggagccctcgGGACGCAGGAGGACACGGGTGGCCCTTGCTGTGccctgcactgagcagcaggagccctcaGGACACAGGAGGACACGGGTGGCCCTTGCTGTGccctgcactgagcagcaggagccctcgGGACGCAGGAGGACACGGGTGGCCCTTGCTGTGccctgcactgagcagcaggagccggCACCGcgcagctcctgggctgcaggtgaggccCCTCTGCACTCCCTGCCGGAgactgccagcagggctggggtgagcTGTGACTGTGTGTGCCTCTGCTCAAATGGCCAGCACTCACCGTGCCTCAGCCCCTCTCACCCTGCTGCTTTTGTTCCAGAGAAGTTCTTGGAGTGGAGGCTCTCTGGCCCATTCTGCTGGCAGCCAATGCAGTCCCCGTGCTTGTTCAGCTTCTCACCCTCCCCTTCTTCCCAGACTCTCCCCGCTACCTGCTCATTGACCGCAAGGACAAGGAGGGATGCATCAAAGGTCAGGAAATGGGCCGTAAAGCATTCATttcaggaaaaaggggaaatactGTAAagccccaggtgagcctggAAGAAAGGTCCAGGTAGGAAAATGACTCTTGGTGTTTTGGCTCTGAAAGTACCTTCAGCTTAAATGAAAGTCAGCCTCTTCTGTTTGtgtcacattcacattctctgaaaaaatccctttgcccaggatttttctcctgggaagctgagaagcctcagagaaaaaaaaaaaaaaaattcttatctcatttgcttctaCTGTGTggtgctcatgtggaatgtgtttggagattgttcacccacaggtgattgtttcattggattctgctgtgagttgttttcattCGTTGGCcaaccagggccaagctgtgtcagggcactggaaagagtcacaagttttcattattatctttttagcattcagtaagtgtcctttctgtattctttagtatagtatagtatccTTTAATATCATgtagtatcataaaataatgaattagccttctgagaacatggagtcagattcatcattccttcctttgtctGAGGGGAACACAAATACAATTTGTTTGGATATTAGTGCTCTCTTGGCACTAGAATTTCTCTACGCTCTGCCAGGGTCCTTCAAGGGCGGTGATCACACAGAGCTTGTATTTCCAGCAATGCAGATTCTGCCCTGAGCAGTCAGAGTACAGATACAGTATCTTCTCTGGGTGAGAAAGAGAGGCTCTGCACTGTCATTCTGTACCTGTGAGCATTCCAGTTCTTCAGTAACCCAAACAGCAGCTACTGACAGCAACTGAGCAACAGCCACTGTGGGTatttgtggcattcacattctctgaaaaaattccttcacccaggatttttctcctgagaagcctcagaggaaaagaaaacaagtgttatctcatttgcttctcctgtgttttgctcatgtaaaatgtgtttggagattgtttacccacaggtgattgttccattgcattctgctgtgagttgttttggcTCATTgcccaatcagggccaagctgtgttgagactctggaaagagtcacgagttttcattattatctttttagcattcagtaagtatcctttctgtattttttagtatagtatagtatagtatagtattctttaatataatatgatattataaagtaataaattagccttctgagaacatgaagtcagatgcatcattcctgccttcgtcagggcattccctgcaaatacaataggTATTTAACTATCAAAAGATAGAACTCCTTGGATGTAAACTTATTTTTTATATGTAGGAGTAATTTTATCTTGTCTGTGTTTTGGAGTGTGCACTAGAACTGCACCTTTAGCAGGAAGGTGTTCAGGGAAGGCTTGGCAAGAATGTAAGTGTGACTTACATGCAAAGACTGTCAGCAGCTATTGGCCAAAGGTGAGTATCAGAAATTAAAGCAACCCCGAAGAAGGGagaaatgatgaggaggactctATGGATATTAGAAGGTTAATTATTTACtctattatactatattataaaTAGTGCTATATTTGTATTACTTATAATAATACTATTACAaataatactatattataaatatacactatttattattctgtattacattacatctaaactgaaactgcacaagTACTACATCAACAGAACATCGTGACTAACAGTTGGCAGTCTTGACACACACGTGGATTTAATTGGTTAATGAATTAAAACACTTACACTAGAATCTAATGACCAGTTCTCTTTAGGTAAACAATTTTCTACAATGCATTCTACTTGTtctaaaacacagcagcagtaaatgaggtaagaattgttttttctttctctgaggttcagagaatgtgaatcctaGAAAATctttgggaagttgtgccttgcttttctctgtgaagagaaatgtggccaCAGGTGAGGTCATGTTAAGATTTATGGGTAAAACCAGACAGTAATGATGTGgacctgtgtcacacctgagCCCAGATCTCTAGGAAGTTCATTCAAGAAAAGAGCATGAAGTTCTAATAAGATACTCTGCAAAGCAGGAAATAATCTTCTGGACTCATGTCTGTGCTGGTGAGCTTGGTcacctctcctcctctccttccagctgTGAAGCAGCTCTGGGGGGATGGGGACCATCTGGCTGAAATCAATGACATGATGTCAGAGCAGAGAGCCATCGGTGGCGAGAAGGCGAAGAGCGTTTGGGACCTGCTGCGGGACAGAGCCGTGCGCTGGCAGCTCATCACTCTGCTCCTCGTGGTCtcctgcatccagctcctcgGGGCCAACGTGGTACGTGCAGGGCTTTGCTCTGCCCCTGCAAGGAGGGCAGGCTCCTCAGCAAAAGTAACCTCTGCAAGGGGCTGGGAGTGACTGCAGCGCTGCCCTAAGGAGGGATCTGTTGGTACTGTTTGTTACAATCTTTCCCCCTGGAAGTTTGGGACCTGGGATAAATCCAGAGCTGTGTTTTAGCAAGTGTTTTCTGAAGGTATTTCTATGGATTACCCTGTTAGGATAAGACggttttctgttttgtaaagGTCTGCTTAGTTATTTTCTGTCCAAAAAGACAGACGACAGTAGTATAAACATGGCCACGTGCACAGCTTTCACaaatttctgttctttccagGTTTACTCTTATGCATACAGTATCTTTACAAAGGCTGGAATCCCCCCTGCTCAAACCCACTATGTGTCCCTGGGGATTGGGACCACTGAGATCCTCTCCACAGTTCTGTGTGTAAGTGGCATCTCAGCTGAATTTTGTTCTGCTGTAATACATTGCTCAATTTGATCTTTAGAAATACTGTAAATGAAGCTTCAGGAATCAAATTTTTGCAACAAATCAGCCATGGAACTGGTCAGATAAAGTCCTCTCCCCACACCCTGCAAACACGGACATTTCTACTGAGCATCTGGAAAGAGCTGAGAGTCTCTCTGTCAAAATCACAACCCACTCTGGGCCAGACTTGGGGGTCCCAGTTCCCCCCTGGAGGAAGGGCAGATGTCATGTGTCAGTAGGACCCAGGGCTGTAGGAATCACAGCAGTGTTGTTATGAATTGAAGCAAACTCCAATAAGCTTagtccaattggaatttatTCATTACAGCAAGCAAGGCATAAGCAAAATCAGCGCTGGGCGACAGGGGAGCCTCCGCTCGCCAAGGACTGCCGCACCCACTGTTCGATACAGTCTAACTTTTATACTGTATCTCTTCTCCTTGGGGTCGTGTCCAGAAAGTTCTCTGCCCATGTGTCTTCTTGGTGCTAAGGGgtcctcctctgctgggagtcGTCTGATGAAGGCTGCTAGTCTTCCTCGGTCGTCCTCTGGTCGACTTCTCCTTATTTAGTGGTCATGCCTAAAATTCTAGAACTTATGGTTTATTGagcaagcatttattaaacaagaatattttaagcaagcatttattaagcaagAATATACTTGTGATTGTATGCGGTTTTGGTTACACGTGGTTTTAGGTCTAAGTGTTTTATTCCCTCTATCTTTAGCCCTTTAGtgaacagaacatgaacaaaacGCACCAGGTTCCACCACAGTGGGAGCATTCccactctgctctcctgcctggctctcctttgcctgcaggacagcagctctgaCCTCCTCTGCCCAGACAGTGCTCCCTGCAccttccagctcctggtgctgctcaggctCCCCAGATGGGGCCAGTGAAGGCAGAGGTGGAGCAGCTCTCAGGCTGCCCTCAGgctgtccctgggagctggcagatcTCCTCCTGCTTGCAGGGCTTCCTCATTGAGCGTGCAGGGAGGAAGACACTGCTGTGGAAGAACTACGCCGTGATGGCCTTGGCTCTAGGGCTCCTCACAGTCACACTCGCACTGCAGGTAAGACCCCTCTGATGCATTACAGCTGTGCACATGTTTTCTTGTATGACAGATCTTATGACTATTTCCATCCCCACAAATCACTTTTTAGcaggcagaaatatttttggggcTAACCATCATATTCATAGAGGTCAGTTCCCAGCCATGTGCATGGGATTGAAGACAGTAGCTTTACACAACCAAGATCACTGCCAAGGCTATCTCATGACATTTCTGAAAGTAGAGGAAATGGATCTATGTTAAACGTTGACATACTTAGTAGTAGTGATGAGCATTTGTAATGGAGCtagataaataaaattttattttctgattttatttgcttttcatttcctaCCACAGGACTCCTATTTCTGGGTACCATACTGCTCTGTTGCacttgtctttattttcatcatGAGCTTTGGCATTGGGCCAGGTTGGTATTTTTTACTGGAATGGTTTCATCTATTCTGCAGCCTTCAGGAgagatcccagcacagctgttccACCATAGGCATGAATCCCTACTTCTGATTCAGTAGAGGTATTGATATTTCCCTCCATACTATGGTAGGAGGTAAAATTCATTTCCTATTGCATTCCTACATGCCTTTTCACTGAAGAGCCAAGCACCACTTCAGACACTTCCAGGCCACTTAAAGCCATGAACTTATGCAGCAAAATGAAGTATGAGGTACGAAATCATCTTGCAAAATTTCTAagcttccttctttcttcaatattttttccagGTGGAGTCGTATGCCCCTTgatcacagaaatatttattcagtCATACAGACCAGCTGCTTATGTTTTTAATGGTGTTATAAACTGGATCCAACTCTTCATCCTTGGGCTTGTGTTCCCTTTCATTGTGGTAAGCAACACTTCATGCAACAGAGCCCAAATTATTTGCAGTTCTGATGGCCTCTTCCATTTTAACCAGATGTTTACTGGAAGTGTAGCAAACCCACAAAATACTTCTAACTCTACACAAGTTAGAGTGACATAGGCATCACAGATGCAGTGACAGAGGCAGTGACACTGTCAGATGTCATTTGAAGCAGGATTTATATCCATTAAGTCTCTGACCAACTTCTTTTAGTAAATACAAACCCAGAAACTCTATATCATAAGAGCAAGAAATCAAGATAAATGTATATGAgcacattttttctctttgttttcctgtagGAAG
Coding sequences within:
- the LOC132336295 gene encoding solute carrier family 2, facilitated glucose transporter member 11-like, with the protein product MSCNLFLLAFVLGMTGTFHYGLQVSIINSPAEYIQSFIHETWLKRYGSSPSAEMITLMWSLIVSIYSIGGLLGSCCAGFLCVRFGRKKAMLLSNIPALLGAALMGLSRLCGSFEMIIAGRLFSGVCGGLTQNVHIMYAGECAPRKLRGLIAITASTFSALGKFVGFALGLREVLGVEALWPILLAANAVPVLVQLLTLPFFPDSPRYLLIDRKDKEGCIKAVKQLWGDGDHLAEINDMMSEQRAIGGEKAKSVWDLLRDRAVRWQLITLLLVVSCIQLLGANVVYSYAYSIFTKAGIPPAQTHYVSLGIGTTEILSTVLCGFLIERAGRKTLLWKNYAVMALALGLLTVTLALQDSYFWVPYCSVALVFIFIMSFGIGPGGVVCPLITEIFIQSYRPAAYVFNGVINWIQLFILGLVFPFIVEGLGNFCFIIFLTYSLCMAIFVLLVLPETKGKTMLQVKEEFNRLNYRGKKGQAALEQSNCSVVTVTRL